Proteins from a genomic interval of Acipenser ruthenus chromosome 46, fAciRut3.2 maternal haplotype, whole genome shotgun sequence:
- the LOC117966417 gene encoding neuropeptide FF receptor 2-like encodes MHVPQVNLSEEWEMNMTQEQVRNITHLPYYRYSFAAAAGLALAYLFISILCMGGNGLVCYIVLKNRRMRSVTNLFILNLAFSDLLVGIFCVPTTLVDNLITGWPFSQTVCTLSGFIQGVSVSASVFTLVAIAVDRFLCIIYPFRQKLSLPKALGIVLLIWALAIAIMCPAAAMLKVVQLNDTDMVHENETYSLYTCYENWPEPDMRKAYTTVLFVQIYLAPLSLISIMYGIIGARLFSFHGPERKSSGELPGDRSSISKKKKMKVIKMLVTVAVLFMVSWLPLWTLMMLSDYEDLGEERISFLASYVFPFAHWLAFFNSSVNPIIYSCFNENFKRGFQAAFSSCRCSQEAEPSVVYFERSRNAVFFVSNKVSNIESMERRRAPQGNGEPAPKQTQPRVRGILLEEINKITTDNRVSTAWEK; translated from the exons ATGCACGTTCCTCAAGTGAATTTGTCAGAGGAGTGGGAGATGAACATGACACAGGAGCAGGTGAGGAACATCACCCACCTGCCCTATTACCGGTACTCCTTTGCAGCGGCAGCTGGCTTAGCCCTCGCCTACCTGTTCATCTCCATCCTGTGCATGGGGGGCAATGGGCTGGTGTGCTACATCGTGCTGAAGAACCGAAGGATGCGCTCCGTCACCAACCTCTTCATCCTCAACCTGGCCTTCAGCGACCTGCTGGTGGGGATCTTCTGTGTGCCGACCACGCTGGTGGACAACCTCATTACAG GCTGGCCCTTCAGCCAGACAGTCTGCACCTTGAGCGGCTTTATCCAGGGAGTGTCTGTGTCGGCTTCAGTCTTCACCTTGGTGGCCATCGCAGTGGACAG GTTCCTCTGCATCATCTATCCCTTTCGGCAGAAACTGAGCCTCCCCAAAGCCCTCGGCATCGTCCTGCTGATCTGGGCGCTGGCCATCGCTATCATGTGCCCAGCGGCAGCCATGCTCAAAGTGGTCCAACTGAACGACACGGACATGGTCCATGAGAACGAGACGTACTCGCTCTACACCTGCTATGAGAACTGGCCTGAGCCAGACATGCGCAAAGCGTACACCACCGTCCTCTTCGTCCAAATCTACCTGGCGCCCCTGAGTCTCATCAGCATAATGTACGGCATCATCGGGGCAAGGCTCTTCAGCTTTCATGGGCCAGAGCGCAAGAGCTCTGGAGAGCTGCCAGGGGACAGGAGCTCCATCtccaagaagaagaagatgaaggtTATTAAGATGCTAGTCACTGTGGCTGTGCTCTTCATGGTGTCCTGGCTGCCTCTGTGGACCCTGATGATGCTGAGTGACTACGAGGACCTGGGAGAGGAGCGCATCAGTTTCCTCGCCAGCTACGTTTTCCCCTTCGCTCACTGGCTGGCCTTCTTCAACAGCAGCGTCAATCCCATCATCTACAGCTGCTTCAACGAGAACTTCAAGAGGGGCTTCCAGGCAGCCTTCAGCTCCTGCCGCTGCTCCCAGGAAGCAGAGCCCTCGGTGGTCTACTTTGAGAGGTCCAGGAACGCTGTCTTCTTCGTAAGCAACAAGGTCTCAAACATTGAATCCATGGAACGGCGCCGGGCACCGCAGGGTAATGGAGAGCCAGCCCCCAAGCAAACACAGCCAAGGGTGCGGGGGATTCTCTTGGAAGAGATCAACAAGATTACTACTGACAATCGAGTTAGCACAGCCTGGGAGAAATGA